Proteins co-encoded in one Actinomadura luteofluorescens genomic window:
- a CDS encoding DMT family transporter translates to MAWSVGFSLLAAFLFAAAAALQYRAARRAVHGVSDASAAHGLIRRLVRDPVWLTGWGVNLGGFCAQAVALHFGSTAVVQPLLVTQLVFTIVLGTIGTGRPPARLDLLGGIAVSAGLAVLFTVPGAIPPQGEPSRPRILLAGLVAAPIVVVLSRAAWLRKGPVRAALLGVCAGLCFAATAVLIKLTTADLVDRGVAATAVDWPGYALAGSTLLGLVIEQRAFAAGSLPAAMTAMTMTNPIASYLVAAFAFQTLPPRTAAAFTALSFSVLLLTAGVALLSRSAHASREGDTVPEPS, encoded by the coding sequence ATGGCCTGGTCGGTGGGCTTCAGCCTGCTCGCGGCGTTCCTGTTCGCCGCGGCGGCGGCTCTGCAGTACCGGGCCGCGAGACGGGCCGTGCACGGCGTCTCGGACGCCTCCGCCGCCCACGGGCTGATCCGCCGGCTCGTCCGCGACCCGGTGTGGCTGACCGGATGGGGGGTCAACCTCGGCGGGTTCTGCGCGCAGGCCGTCGCGCTGCACTTCGGCTCGACGGCCGTCGTCCAGCCGCTGCTGGTCACCCAGCTGGTCTTCACGATCGTGCTCGGCACGATCGGCACGGGACGCCCGCCCGCGCGCCTGGACCTGCTCGGCGGCATCGCCGTGTCCGCCGGCCTCGCCGTCCTGTTCACGGTCCCGGGAGCGATCCCGCCGCAGGGCGAGCCTTCCCGGCCGCGGATCCTGCTCGCCGGGCTCGTCGCCGCGCCGATCGTCGTCGTGCTGTCCCGGGCGGCGTGGCTGCGCAAGGGCCCGGTCCGGGCCGCGCTGCTCGGCGTCTGCGCCGGCCTGTGCTTCGCGGCGACCGCCGTCCTGATCAAGCTCACCACCGCCGACCTGGTCGACCGCGGCGTCGCGGCCACCGCGGTGGACTGGCCCGGCTACGCGCTGGCGGGCAGCACGCTGCTCGGCCTGGTCATCGAGCAGCGGGCGTTCGCGGCCGGATCGCTGCCCGCCGCCATGACCGCGATGACGATGACGAACCCCATCGCGTCCTACCTCGTGGCCGCCTTCGCCTTCCAGACGCTGCCGCCCCGGACGGCCGCGGCTTTCACGGCCCTGTCGTTCAGCGTGCTCCTGCTCACCGCGGGCGTCGCGCTGCTGTCGCGGTCCGCGCACGCGTCCCGCGAGGGCGATACGGTGCCCGAACCCTCCTGA
- a CDS encoding alpha/beta hydrolase has translation MITRRALVLGGLGGLGAVAATGGTGYALVESGTVPGKVRLDRALGRCGDVPAPPPASVRTETMTWRSAHRRTTVTATVVPPAANRSPRGLPVVVALHGTGEDGSSLVRGLALDHYLPDAVANGGVPPFTLVSVDGGSSTYWHPRASGDDPVGMIVDELLPRLRERGARTGRVGAIGWSMGGYGALVLARRLGPARTAAVVAASPALFASYQDAAATNRRSFDDAADYARNDVFAAPDELRGVPLRVDCGTSDPFADRVREFRDRVRPEGGLGDGCHDAAFWRRQLRRELAFLGHRLGAR, from the coding sequence GTGATCACCCGACGCGCCCTCGTCCTCGGCGGGCTCGGCGGCCTCGGAGCCGTCGCGGCCACGGGCGGCACCGGCTACGCGCTGGTGGAGAGCGGGACCGTCCCCGGCAAGGTCCGGCTGGACCGCGCGCTCGGCAGGTGCGGGGACGTCCCGGCGCCGCCGCCCGCGTCCGTCCGGACCGAGACGATGACCTGGCGTTCCGCGCATCGCCGGACGACCGTCACCGCGACCGTCGTCCCGCCCGCCGCGAACCGGTCGCCGCGCGGCCTGCCGGTGGTCGTCGCCCTGCACGGCACCGGCGAGGACGGCTCCTCCCTCGTGCGCGGCCTGGCCCTGGACCACTACCTGCCCGACGCCGTCGCCAACGGCGGCGTCCCCCCGTTCACGCTGGTGAGCGTGGACGGCGGGTCCTCCACCTACTGGCATCCCCGCGCGAGCGGCGACGACCCCGTCGGCATGATCGTGGACGAGCTGCTGCCGCGGCTGCGGGAACGCGGCGCCCGCACCGGCCGCGTCGGCGCCATCGGCTGGTCGATGGGCGGCTACGGCGCCCTCGTGCTGGCCCGCCGCCTCGGCCCCGCCCGCACGGCCGCCGTGGTCGCCGCGTCCCCGGCCCTGTTCGCCTCCTACCAGGACGCGGCCGCCACCAACCGCCGCTCGTTCGACGATGCGGCGGACTACGCCCGCAACGACGTCTTCGCCGCGCCGGACGAGCTGAGGGGCGTCCCGCTGCGCGTCGACTGCGGCACCAGCGACCCGTTCGCCGACCGGGTGCGCGAGTTCCGCGACCGGGTCCGCCCCGAGGGCGGGCTGGGGGACGGATGTCACGACGCGGCCTTCTGGCGGCGGCAGCTCCGCCGCGAACTGGCGTTTCTCGGGCACCGCCTGGGCGCCCGCTGA
- the ligA gene encoding NAD-dependent DNA ligase LigA, with amino-acid sequence MSDTPARTEIGDRAAYAAAVQTAVAASAAYYGEGDSPLDDDAFDRLVRGIAAYEAEHPDEVLPESPTGKVAGGAVVGDVPHTVPMLSLDNVFSAEGLETWAARLARRLGREVAEWSVEPKLDGMAISARYRGGRLVRLVTRGDGAAGDDVSHCTGMILGLPGRLARPLTVELRGEVLMTRAQFEAANAARVAAVGSTFANPRSAAAGSLRTRDHPYKVEMTFFAYGALPLDGTDGETAGLLRDLPHSQVMELVAGLGANTTAATSAPGIVATSIGRVLERVEEIAALRAGLDFGIDGIVIKADAAADQADAGLSSRAPRWAIAYKLPAVEKITRLLDVEWNVGRTGVIAPRAVLEPVEVDGSTVTYATLHNAADIGRRGLMIGDHVTVYKAGDVIPRVEAPVVHLRTGEERPIEIPAACPRCGDGIDASQQRWRCVRGRACHAVVSLRYAVARDQFDIEGLGEGRIDQLIATGLISDFADLFTLTHDQVIALERMGETSTTALLAAIEGAKAKPLSKVFCALGVRGTGRSMSRRIARHFGTMDAIRAADAEAFQEVEGVGPERAAVLVAEIAELAPLIDKLAAAGVTMTEPGAAGPAAREAGQAGAGAAAPLTGMSVVATGAMTGPLGGLSRNQVNELIERAGGTASSSVSARTSLLVAGERAGSKKARAEALGIEIVTPEEFAARVAAFL; translated from the coding sequence ATGAGCGACACCCCGGCCCGCACCGAGATCGGCGACCGGGCGGCCTACGCCGCCGCCGTCCAGACCGCCGTCGCGGCCTCCGCCGCCTACTACGGCGAGGGCGACTCGCCGCTCGACGACGACGCCTTCGACCGGCTGGTGCGCGGCATCGCCGCCTACGAGGCCGAGCATCCGGACGAGGTGCTGCCCGAGTCCCCGACGGGCAAGGTCGCCGGGGGAGCGGTGGTCGGCGACGTCCCGCACACCGTCCCGATGCTGAGCCTGGACAACGTGTTCTCCGCCGAGGGCCTGGAGACGTGGGCGGCGCGGCTGGCCCGCAGGCTCGGCCGCGAGGTCGCGGAGTGGAGCGTGGAACCGAAGCTCGACGGCATGGCGATCTCCGCCCGGTACCGCGGCGGGCGCCTCGTCCGGCTGGTGACGCGGGGCGACGGCGCCGCCGGGGACGACGTCTCGCACTGCACCGGCATGATCCTCGGCCTGCCGGGACGCCTCGCCCGGCCGCTCACCGTGGAGCTGCGCGGCGAGGTGCTGATGACGCGGGCCCAGTTCGAGGCCGCCAACGCCGCCCGCGTCGCCGCCGTGGGGTCGACGTTCGCCAACCCGCGCAGCGCCGCCGCCGGGTCCCTGCGCACCAGGGACCACCCCTACAAGGTGGAGATGACCTTCTTCGCCTACGGTGCCCTCCCGCTGGACGGCACCGACGGCGAGACGGCCGGGCTCCTGCGCGACCTGCCGCACAGCCAGGTCATGGAGCTGGTCGCCGGCCTCGGCGCCAACACCACCGCCGCGACGTCCGCCCCGGGGATCGTCGCGACGTCGATCGGCCGGGTGCTGGAACGGGTCGAGGAGATCGCCGCGCTGCGCGCCGGGCTGGACTTCGGCATCGACGGCATCGTGATCAAAGCGGACGCGGCGGCCGACCAGGCCGACGCCGGCCTGTCCTCCCGCGCCCCGCGCTGGGCGATCGCCTACAAGCTCCCCGCGGTCGAGAAGATCACCCGGCTGCTGGACGTGGAGTGGAACGTCGGCCGCACCGGCGTCATCGCGCCCCGCGCCGTCCTGGAACCGGTCGAGGTGGACGGCTCCACCGTCACCTACGCGACCCTGCACAACGCCGCCGACATCGGGCGGCGCGGCCTGATGATCGGCGACCACGTCACCGTCTACAAGGCGGGCGACGTCATCCCGCGCGTGGAGGCGCCCGTCGTCCACCTGCGCACCGGCGAGGAGCGGCCCATCGAGATCCCGGCGGCCTGCCCGCGCTGCGGCGACGGGATCGACGCCTCCCAGCAGCGCTGGCGGTGCGTGCGGGGGCGCGCCTGCCACGCCGTCGTGTCCCTGCGCTACGCGGTGGCCCGCGACCAGTTCGACATCGAGGGCCTCGGCGAGGGTCGCATCGACCAGCTCATCGCCACGGGGCTGATCAGCGACTTCGCCGACCTGTTCACCCTCACCCACGACCAGGTCATCGCCCTGGAGCGGATGGGCGAGACCAGCACCACCGCTCTTCTCGCCGCGATCGAGGGCGCCAAGGCCAAGCCGCTGAGCAAGGTGTTCTGCGCGCTCGGCGTGCGCGGCACCGGCCGGTCGATGTCGCGCCGCATCGCCCGCCACTTCGGCACGATGGACGCGATCCGCGCCGCCGACGCCGAGGCGTTCCAGGAGGTCGAGGGCGTCGGGCCGGAGCGCGCCGCGGTCCTGGTCGCCGAGATCGCCGAGCTGGCCCCGCTGATCGACAAGCTCGCCGCGGCCGGGGTCACCATGACCGAGCCGGGCGCCGCGGGGCCCGCCGCGCGGGAGGCCGGGCAGGCCGGGGCCGGCGCCGCGGCCCCCCTGACCGGGATGTCGGTGGTCGCCACCGGAGCGATGACCGGCCCGCTCGGCGGCCTGTCGCGGAACCAGGTGAACGAGCTGATCGAGCGCGCCGGCGGCACGGCGTCCTCGTCGGTGTCGGCCCGCACGTCCCTGCTCGTCGCGGGGGAGAGGGCCGGGTCCAAGAAGGCCAGGGCGGAGGCGCTCGGCATCGAGATCGTCACGCCGGAGGAGTTCGCCGCCCGCGTCGCCGCCTTCCTGTGA
- a CDS encoding PucR family transcriptional regulator, translated as MPAELPDVLRQHLQAAVDEMEREIRDQVPEYASADGGEYARKVERTVSDTVAFFVDSVDHPTSDPRRITELYMRLGEEEARHGRSLAALQNAMRVSSQVACRRFIKDAYRLGWSRETLGRLTDSLFLLLARAADAAAQGYAREQGQLATERERRRDRLRDLLVAEPPPGHEAISELAVAARWELPKSIALVALPAGAPAGARILPPAVLADWEAPIPFLVVPDPEGPGQDRLWPALRRLGTSALGPTVPIGQGAVSLRWARNALTLAERGLLPGDGPFRCADHIAALATLAADELVGATAEAALGPLLELPPARRQPLAETLLTYLQCGDNAVIAAERLHIHEQTVRYRLRRITELTGGRFTEPDGRLDLMLMLSWLVRTGRAERTA; from the coding sequence ATGCCCGCCGAGCTGCCCGACGTGCTGCGGCAGCACCTCCAGGCCGCCGTGGACGAGATGGAGCGGGAGATCCGCGACCAGGTCCCCGAGTACGCGAGCGCCGACGGGGGCGAGTACGCCCGGAAGGTGGAGCGGACGGTCAGCGACACCGTCGCGTTCTTCGTGGACTCCGTCGACCATCCGACCTCGGACCCGCGCAGGATCACCGAGCTGTACATGCGGCTCGGCGAGGAGGAGGCGCGGCACGGCCGTAGCCTGGCCGCGCTGCAGAACGCGATGCGCGTGAGCAGCCAGGTCGCCTGCCGCCGGTTCATCAAGGACGCCTACCGGCTCGGCTGGTCGCGCGAGACGCTGGGCCGGCTCACCGACTCGCTGTTCCTGCTGCTGGCACGGGCCGCCGACGCCGCGGCGCAGGGCTACGCCCGCGAGCAGGGCCAGCTGGCGACCGAGCGGGAGCGCCGCCGCGACCGGCTCCGCGACCTGCTGGTCGCCGAGCCCCCGCCCGGGCACGAGGCGATCTCCGAACTGGCGGTCGCCGCCCGCTGGGAGCTGCCGAAGAGCATCGCGCTGGTGGCGCTGCCGGCGGGGGCGCCCGCCGGGGCCCGGATCCTGCCGCCCGCCGTGCTGGCCGACTGGGAGGCGCCGATCCCCTTCCTCGTGGTGCCCGACCCGGAGGGCCCCGGCCAGGACCGGCTGTGGCCGGCGCTGCGCAGGCTCGGCACCTCGGCGCTCGGCCCGACCGTCCCGATCGGGCAGGGCGCGGTGTCGCTGCGCTGGGCCCGCAACGCCCTGACCCTGGCGGAGCGGGGGCTGCTGCCTGGCGACGGCCCCTTCCGGTGCGCCGACCACATCGCGGCCCTGGCCACGCTCGCGGCGGACGAGCTGGTCGGCGCGACCGCCGAGGCCGCCCTCGGGCCGCTGCTGGAGCTGCCGCCGGCGCGCCGGCAGCCGCTCGCCGAGACGCTGCTGACCTACCTGCAGTGCGGCGACAACGCCGTGATCGCCGCGGAGCGGCTGCACATCCACGAGCAGACCGTCCGGTACCGGCTGCGCCGCATCACCGAGCTGACCGGCGGCCGGTTCACCGAGCCGGACGGCCGGCTCGACCTGATGCTGATGCTGAGCTGGCTGGTGCGGACGGGCCGCGCCGAACGGACGGCGTAG
- a CDS encoding acyltransferase family protein produces the protein MPTNTPTPDTTIGAPRAKARMGWLDALRGLAALVVVFEHSLDVLLPEVRRATGPWFDFGRYGVFVFFLVSGYVVPFSLERRGSVRQFWAGRFFRLYPAWGVSVVLALLLGAAGLSYGLPAAIGDRPWASALAHLTMLQDLLGVPNVVNVFWTLSYEMVFYLLVTAMFVAGVHRASARVALGFGVGAAILGVALPSGLLASRWPGGTILAAALLLAGGLAAMVSRRRGLRRTGVAVVAVLALVLLVLNSRIGAIESLCIIATMFAGTAIRGIHDGRLRLWPAAAMVAIVPVLSLTAGMRTPTSWALHANPNPLGPDWSIAVGAAWLTFLGGLALRNRSMPRVLVWLGLVSYSVYLLHPLVIQAIWHAAGRDTWGLSAPVRAAWGVVLLATVLTSAALAHRYVERPAQNLGRRLTARRRSPAVPAAASTAASTAQPVHP, from the coding sequence ATGCCGACGAACACCCCGACCCCTGACACGACGATCGGCGCTCCCCGGGCGAAGGCGCGCATGGGCTGGCTGGACGCGCTGCGCGGCCTCGCCGCCCTGGTGGTGGTGTTCGAGCACTCCCTGGACGTGCTGCTGCCCGAGGTCCGCCGGGCGACCGGCCCGTGGTTCGACTTCGGCCGGTACGGGGTCTTCGTGTTCTTCCTCGTCAGCGGCTACGTGGTGCCGTTCTCCCTGGAACGGCGCGGCAGCGTCCGGCAGTTCTGGGCCGGGCGGTTCTTCCGGCTGTACCCGGCGTGGGGCGTGTCGGTGGTGCTGGCCCTGCTGCTCGGCGCGGCCGGGCTCTCCTACGGGCTGCCCGCCGCGATCGGCGACCGGCCCTGGGCGTCGGCGCTGGCGCACCTGACGATGCTCCAGGACCTGCTGGGCGTCCCGAACGTCGTCAACGTGTTCTGGACGCTGTCCTACGAGATGGTCTTCTACCTGCTCGTGACCGCGATGTTCGTCGCCGGCGTGCACCGCGCCAGCGCGCGGGTCGCCCTCGGCTTCGGCGTGGGCGCGGCCATCCTCGGGGTCGCGCTGCCGTCCGGGCTGCTGGCCTCCCGCTGGCCGGGCGGGACGATCCTCGCCGCCGCGCTGCTGCTCGCCGGCGGCCTGGCCGCCATGGTCAGCCGGCGCCGCGGGCTGCGGCGGACGGGCGTCGCGGTCGTGGCCGTGCTGGCCCTCGTCCTGCTCGTGCTGAACAGCCGCATCGGCGCCATCGAGAGCCTGTGCATCATCGCCACCATGTTCGCCGGGACCGCGATCCGCGGCATCCACGACGGGCGGCTCCGGCTCTGGCCCGCCGCGGCGATGGTGGCGATCGTCCCCGTCCTGTCGCTGACGGCGGGCATGCGCACCCCGACCAGCTGGGCCCTGCACGCCAACCCGAACCCCCTCGGGCCGGACTGGTCCATCGCCGTGGGCGCCGCGTGGCTGACGTTCCTGGGCGGCCTCGCCCTGCGCAACCGCTCCATGCCGCGCGTCCTGGTGTGGCTCGGCCTGGTCAGCTACTCGGTCTACCTGCTGCACCCGCTGGTCATCCAGGCGATCTGGCACGCCGCCGGACGCGACACCTGGGGGCTGTCGGCGCCGGTCCGGGCGGCCTGGGGCGTGGTGCTGCTGGCGACCGTCCTCACCTCGGCGGCGCTGGCGCACCGCTACGTCGAACGGCCGGCGCAGAACCTCGGCCGCCGCCTGACGGCGCGGCGGCGGTCCCCCGCGGTCCCCGCGGCCGCCTCCACGGCCGCCTCCACGGCGCAGCCCGTCCACCCCTGA
- a CDS encoding SAM-dependent methyltransferase: MAGTRAPESTPLALHRPGPARVQDYLLGGKDNYASDRDLAQGILRLLPQAAAAARAARRFLAGSVALLAGRGVRQFVDLGCGLPRTDNLHQMAAGRAGGARVVYVDHDPLVIAHARALLVDGGNVAALRADIRDPAAVMGSPEVRRLIDPAEPVALVFSCVLHFVPGAGDLVADLAAATAPGSALVVSHATADFAPGPVTEAARLYREGTSVPVHPRGGAEIARLLGPFRPLPPGVTPLPGEGPAGPGEKPVLYGAVAVR, from the coding sequence ATGGCCGGGACGAGGGCGCCGGAGTCCACCCCGCTCGCCCTGCACAGGCCGGGTCCGGCACGCGTCCAGGACTACCTCCTCGGCGGCAAGGACAACTACGCGTCCGACCGCGACCTCGCCCAGGGGATCCTGCGGCTCCTGCCGCAGGCGGCGGCCGCCGCCCGCGCCGCCCGCCGCTTCCTCGCCGGCTCCGTGGCGCTGCTCGCCGGACGCGGCGTGCGGCAGTTCGTCGACCTCGGCTGCGGCCTGCCGAGGACCGACAACCTGCACCAGATGGCCGCGGGCCGCGCCGGCGGCGCCCGCGTCGTGTACGTCGACCACGACCCGCTCGTCATCGCCCACGCCCGCGCGCTGCTCGTCGACGGCGGCAACGTCGCGGCGCTGCGGGCCGACATCCGCGACCCGGCCGCGGTCATGGGCAGCCCCGAGGTGCGGCGGCTGATCGACCCGGCGGAACCGGTCGCGCTGGTGTTCTCCTGCGTCCTGCACTTCGTCCCCGGCGCCGGGGACCTCGTCGCCGACCTCGCGGCGGCCACGGCGCCCGGCAGCGCGCTGGTCGTCTCGCACGCCACCGCCGACTTCGCCCCCGGCCCGGTCACCGAGGCCGCGCGGCTCTACCGCGAGGGGACCTCGGTCCCGGTGCACCCGCGCGGCGGCGCCGAGATCGCGCGGCTGCTCGGGCCGTTCCGCCCGCTGCCGCCCGGGGTGACGCCGCTGCCCGGCGAAGGGCCCGCCGGTCCGGGCGAGAAGCCGGTCCTGTACGGCGCCGTCGCCGTCCGCTGA
- a CDS encoding GNAT family N-acetyltransferase yields MTSEPRSSPLVRVADDADAAPIATVLGRAFDDDPVWRWLLPDDASRVRRMTALFGILLRRVHLPHGAVETTGRGDDAEAAALWDPPGMWSVPLRLQAAHALPLLRILGARTPATLRTLGAIEKHHPRGPHWYLAVLGTDPPAQGNGLGAALLRSRLDRCDTEGLPAYLESSKERNVPYYERFGFRVTRELPLPGKGCPPVWLMWRDPGR; encoded by the coding sequence ATGACGTCCGAGCCCCGCTCGTCCCCCCTCGTCCGCGTGGCGGACGACGCCGACGCCGCACCGATCGCGACCGTCCTCGGGCGCGCCTTCGACGACGACCCGGTGTGGCGCTGGCTCCTGCCTGACGACGCCTCCCGCGTGCGGCGGATGACCGCGTTGTTCGGCATCCTGCTGCGGCGGGTGCACCTCCCCCACGGGGCCGTCGAGACCACCGGGCGCGGGGACGATGCAGAGGCCGCCGCGCTGTGGGACCCGCCCGGCATGTGGAGCGTGCCCCTGAGGTTGCAGGCGGCCCACGCCCTGCCGCTGCTGCGCATCCTGGGGGCCAGGACACCCGCCACCCTCCGCACCCTCGGCGCGATCGAGAAGCACCACCCGCGCGGGCCGCACTGGTACCTGGCAGTACTCGGCACCGATCCCCCCGCGCAGGGCAACGGCCTGGGCGCGGCACTGCTGCGGTCACGGCTCGACCGCTGCGATACCGAAGGTCTACCCGCCTACCTGGAGTCGTCCAAGGAGCGGAATGTCCCTTACTACGAGCGATTCGGCTTCCGGGTGACGCGCGAGCTGCCGCTGCCGGGCAAGGGGTGCCCGCCGGTCTGGCTCATGTGGCGCGACCCCGGACGGTGA
- a CDS encoding DUF2269 family protein — MSTVQSRPAAAGQWWRPRPPVRKTVTVVHVVASVALLGEVWGLVLLNLTAALTDDATLAHSAYRLMGVLVFGGGIPLSLTALVTGVALAIGSAWGLARHYWVLAKLVLLIAVILAGMLLFTPGAMADATAGGAPAAAGRQWEQVAVVSCQLAMLLTATALSVFKPRGRVGRRRARS, encoded by the coding sequence ATGTCGACCGTCCAGTCGCGGCCGGCGGCCGCCGGGCAGTGGTGGCGGCCGCGGCCGCCGGTCCGCAAGACCGTCACCGTCGTGCACGTCGTCGCCTCCGTCGCGCTGCTGGGGGAGGTGTGGGGCCTCGTGCTGCTCAACCTCACCGCCGCGCTGACCGACGACGCGACGCTCGCGCATTCCGCCTACCGCCTGATGGGCGTGCTGGTGTTCGGGGGAGGCATCCCGCTCAGCCTCACCGCCCTGGTCACCGGCGTCGCGCTCGCCATCGGCAGCGCGTGGGGCCTGGCGCGGCACTACTGGGTGCTCGCCAAGCTGGTGCTGCTGATCGCCGTGATCCTCGCCGGGATGCTGCTGTTCACGCCCGGGGCGATGGCGGACGCGACCGCGGGCGGGGCGCCCGCGGCCGCCGGGCGGCAGTGGGAGCAGGTCGCGGTGGTCTCCTGCCAGCTCGCGATGCTGCTCACCGCCACCGCACTGTCGGTGTTCAAGCCCCGCGGCCGCGTCGGGCGGCGGCGCGCCCGCTCATGA
- a CDS encoding LysR substrate-binding domain-containing protein encodes MTLNVERMRALHAVAVHGSIAAAAEAMHVTPSGVSQQLAKLERETGHSLLEPQGRGVRLTRAGHVLAGHAERVMAQLAAAAAELDGLSEAAAGPLRLGAFVTAARSVLPAALTTLRERHPGLTPTLLEAETEHILPALARGDIDVAVVESWDTLVTPFPASVSNVLLSSDVIDLALPAGHPLARRRAVALDELRGMRWASWTAGGTCDQQLVQTLREHNVEPDIVCNVADYPTQLAFVAADLAAALIPRLGRDPVPHGVRIVATRPAIRRKIYATWQAGSDRPAVRACVEALRAVAERLPDGRPAS; translated from the coding sequence GTGACACTCAACGTTGAGCGCATGCGCGCCTTGCACGCGGTGGCCGTGCACGGGTCGATCGCGGCCGCCGCCGAGGCCATGCACGTGACGCCCTCGGGGGTGTCGCAGCAGCTCGCCAAGCTGGAACGCGAGACGGGCCACTCCCTGCTCGAACCGCAGGGCAGGGGCGTCCGGCTCACTCGAGCCGGGCACGTCCTGGCCGGGCACGCCGAGCGGGTGATGGCCCAGCTGGCCGCCGCCGCGGCCGAGCTCGACGGGCTGAGCGAGGCCGCCGCCGGACCGCTGCGGCTCGGCGCGTTCGTGACGGCGGCGCGCTCGGTGCTCCCCGCCGCGCTCACCACGCTGCGCGAGCGGCACCCCGGGCTCACCCCGACCCTGCTGGAGGCGGAGACCGAGCACATCCTGCCCGCCCTCGCGCGCGGCGACATCGACGTCGCGGTCGTCGAGAGCTGGGACACCCTCGTCACGCCGTTCCCCGCGTCGGTGTCGAACGTCCTGCTGTCGTCCGACGTCATCGACCTGGCGCTGCCAGCCGGACACCCGCTCGCCCGGCGCCGCGCGGTCGCCCTGGACGAGCTGCGCGGGATGCGCTGGGCCTCGTGGACGGCGGGCGGCACCTGCGACCAGCAGCTCGTGCAGACGCTGCGCGAGCACAACGTGGAGCCCGACATCGTCTGCAACGTCGCCGACTACCCGACCCAGCTGGCCTTCGTGGCGGCCGACCTCGCCGCCGCGCTCATCCCCCGGCTCGGCCGCGACCCGGTACCGCACGGGGTCCGCATCGTCGCGACCAGGCCCGCCATCCGCCGCAAGATCTACGCGACGTGGCAGGCCGGGTCGGACCGGCCGGCGGTCCGGGCGTGCGTGGAGGCGCTGCGGGCGGTCGCCGAGCGCCTGCCTGACGGGCGGCCCGCTTCATGA
- a CDS encoding DMT family transporter yields the protein MRRIDPRLLLIAGAAFISVSAILFRLSGVSSGTAAFFRCALALPVLVPLALWERRRTGPRRRAGVDVIAGLLLGADFVLWGASIDGVGAGIATVLVNVQVAVVPLLAFAVFGERPSRAFAPAVPVLLAGVALAGGIAGHGTSGTDPVLGSLFGAGAGLAYGGYLFLTRLAGHGQEHRAQPVLLATLGAGAASLAIGGPWQGVDLAPGWPALGWLAVLAVTGQVCGWMLIGAALPRLGADVAGALLLLQPVLAVALGAVILGERPALAQLAGCGLVVTAIRLAGRGSVSPRDDSGMGPRARGDARTGERADRAEVP from the coding sequence ATGCGACGGATCGATCCGCGGCTGCTCCTGATCGCCGGTGCCGCGTTCATCTCGGTGTCGGCGATCCTGTTCCGGCTGTCCGGCGTCTCGTCTGGGACGGCCGCGTTCTTCCGGTGCGCGCTCGCGCTGCCGGTGCTGGTGCCCCTGGCCCTCTGGGAGCGGCGCCGGACGGGACCGCGGCGCCGCGCCGGGGTCGACGTTATCGCGGGGCTGCTGCTCGGCGCCGACTTCGTGCTGTGGGGCGCGTCGATCGACGGCGTCGGGGCGGGAATCGCGACGGTGCTGGTGAACGTCCAGGTCGCCGTGGTCCCGCTGCTGGCGTTCGCGGTGTTCGGGGAGCGGCCCTCACGGGCCTTCGCGCCGGCCGTGCCGGTGCTGCTGGCCGGGGTCGCGCTGGCCGGCGGCATCGCGGGGCACGGCACGAGCGGGACGGACCCGGTGCTCGGATCGCTGTTCGGCGCGGGTGCCGGGCTGGCCTACGGCGGCTACCTCTTCCTCACCCGCCTCGCCGGGCACGGCCAGGAGCACCGGGCGCAGCCCGTCCTCCTGGCGACGCTGGGCGCGGGGGCGGCCTCCCTCGCGATCGGCGGGCCGTGGCAGGGCGTCGACCTCGCGCCGGGCTGGCCCGCCCTCGGCTGGCTCGCCGTGCTGGCCGTGACGGGACAGGTGTGCGGCTGGATGCTGATCGGCGCGGCGCTGCCCCGCCTCGGCGCCGACGTCGCCGGGGCCCTCCTGCTCCTCCAGCCGGTGCTGGCGGTCGCGCTCGGCGCGGTGATCCTCGGCGAGCGGCCCGCCCTCGCCCAGCTCGCCGGGTGCGGTCTCGTCGTCACCGCGATCCGGCTGGCCGGCAGGGGTAGCGTCTCCCCGCGTGACGACTCCGGAATGGGCCCCCGAGCACGAGGCGACGCCCGAACTGGCGAGCGCGCTGATCGGGCGGAGGTTCCCTGA